The following coding sequences lie in one Tichowtungia aerotolerans genomic window:
- the mazG gene encoding nucleoside triphosphate pyrophosphohydrolase, with protein MEKTQIKNLLEVVHRLRAPDGCPWDREQTIESMRSCLIEETYEVVDAMDSGDRTALCEELGDLLLQVVFQAQIADEEGAFNFDDVAKGIADKLVRRHPHVFGDVQADTSDQVLKNWEKIKKTEKGGEKPRSLVDGIPRHLPALSKAHLVQKRVAKVGFEWDEISGVVDKLEEELAEVKEAMAQKDAGAIREELGDLLFSTVNLNRYLGHESEELLNENITKFMRRFQGLENRLHAEERELEDCSIDELEAVWQAVKRDEKAS; from the coding sequence ATGGAAAAAACCCAAATTAAAAACCTGCTGGAAGTTGTACACCGCCTGAGGGCCCCGGATGGATGCCCGTGGGACCGGGAGCAGACCATCGAGTCGATGCGCAGCTGTCTGATTGAAGAAACCTATGAGGTTGTTGACGCCATGGACAGCGGCGATCGCACGGCGCTGTGCGAAGAACTGGGCGACCTGCTTCTGCAGGTGGTGTTTCAGGCGCAGATTGCCGACGAAGAAGGCGCTTTTAATTTTGACGATGTTGCCAAAGGCATTGCCGACAAACTCGTGCGCCGTCATCCCCACGTGTTTGGTGATGTTCAGGCCGATACGTCGGATCAGGTGCTTAAGAACTGGGAAAAAATCAAAAAAACGGAAAAGGGCGGCGAGAAGCCGCGCTCGCTGGTCGACGGGATTCCCAGGCACCTGCCGGCACTTTCCAAAGCACACCTGGTGCAGAAGCGTGTCGCCAAGGTCGGCTTCGAGTGGGATGAAATCAGCGGCGTCGTTGATAAGCTTGAGGAAGAGCTGGCAGAAGTCAAAGAAGCGATGGCCCAGAAAGATGCCGGGGCCATCCGCGAAGAGCTGGGCGACCTGCTGTTTTCAACCGTCAACCTTAACCGCTATCTGGGCCATGAGTCCGAAGAGCTTTTGAACGAAAATATTACCAAGTTTATGCGGCGTTTCCAAGGTTTGGAAAACCGTCTTCATGCGGAGGAACGCGAACTGGAAGATTGTTCCATCGATGAGCTGGAGGCTGTTTGGCAGGCGGTTAAGCGCGATGAAAAGGCCTCCTAG
- a CDS encoding Fic family protein: protein MKRDLQGRYVTISTVGEKAEAFVPAPLPPVPPVDWSADLREKFDQALLALGRLDSVSLLLPDTSLFLYAYVRKEAVLSSQIEGTQSSLSDLLLFEQEHQPGVPLDDVQEVSNYVAALNYGLKRLGEGFPLSLRLLREIHTELLSKGRGSDKSPGEFRRSQNWIGGTRPGNAFFVPPPPEDVQDCMGAMELFLHDQPEHTPVLLKAALAHVQFETIHPFLDGNGRLGRLMITLLLCSEKVLKAPMLYLSLYFKTHRDSYYRLLNEVRDTGDWEAWLEFFADAVTDTATQAVDTAQRLMRLAAKDTETIHGLERSAASTHLVHRALLERPIASPKWLQEQTHLSAATINTCLQHLEQLEIVREVTGQKRNRLFAYSEYVAVMNQGTEISGAV, encoded by the coding sequence ATGAAAAGAGATCTACAGGGAAGATATGTCACTATTTCGACGGTTGGGGAAAAGGCGGAGGCCTTTGTTCCTGCACCGTTGCCGCCTGTGCCGCCGGTGGATTGGTCTGCGGATCTGCGGGAAAAGTTTGATCAGGCATTGTTGGCTTTAGGTCGTTTGGACAGTGTATCTCTGTTGTTACCGGATACCTCTCTTTTCCTGTATGCATATGTTCGGAAAGAGGCTGTCCTGTCTTCTCAGATTGAGGGAACGCAATCTTCCCTTTCGGATCTTCTTTTGTTTGAGCAGGAACATCAGCCGGGGGTTCCTCTGGATGATGTTCAAGAGGTAAGCAACTATGTTGCTGCCCTGAATTATGGCTTGAAACGACTGGGGGAGGGCTTTCCGCTGTCATTACGGTTACTGCGCGAAATTCATACAGAGCTTTTGTCAAAGGGAAGGGGCAGTGATAAATCACCGGGAGAATTTCGACGCAGTCAAAACTGGATCGGTGGAACCCGTCCGGGTAATGCGTTTTTTGTTCCTCCTCCGCCTGAAGATGTTCAGGATTGCATGGGGGCGATGGAGCTTTTTCTTCATGATCAGCCGGAGCATACCCCGGTACTCCTGAAGGCGGCTCTGGCTCATGTCCAGTTTGAAACCATCCATCCATTTCTTGACGGAAACGGTCGGTTGGGCCGTTTGATGATTACGCTGTTGCTCTGTTCTGAAAAAGTGCTGAAGGCTCCAATGCTGTACTTGAGTCTTTACTTCAAAACCCACCGGGACAGCTACTATCGGTTATTGAATGAAGTGCGCGATACCGGCGACTGGGAAGCATGGCTTGAATTTTTTGCGGATGCAGTGACCGATACCGCTACACAGGCTGTAGATACCGCCCAGCGGCTTATGCGGCTGGCTGCAAAAGATACGGAAACAATCCATGGGCTGGAACGAAGCGCAGCTTCTACGCACTTGGTACACCGGGCATTGCTGGAGCGTCCTATTGCTTCTCCGAAATGGTTACAGGAGCAAACCCATCTTTCAGCTGCCACGATCAACACATGTTTGCAGCACTTGGAACAGTTGGAAATAGTCCGAGAGGTGACTGGCCAGAAACGAAACCGGCTTTTTGCCTATTCGGAATATGTGGCCGTAATGAATCAGGGAACGGAAATTTCAGGTGCGGTTTGA
- the serC gene encoding 3-phosphoserine/phosphohydroxythreonine transaminase — MARAYNFSAGPAILPEEVLKQAQAELLDFNGTGMSIMEMSHRGKDYSAVHQEAKDNLKKLLNIPDNYSVLFMTGGASTQFSLIPMNLLGEGQTADYITAGAWSSKAIKAAKKLGISVNELANTAKDVPTRVPGNDLEFTPGAAYVHICSNETISGAQVKEFPKTDAPLIADMSSDILSRPLDVSQFGMIYAGAQKNLAPAGVTLVIIRNDLAEKSPDTLPELFQYKHFMENDSLSNTIPTFPVYMIMLVTRWLLEKGGLEGVQKMNEEKAAKLYAAIDASDFYNGTAVPEFRSPMNVTFRLPTEDLEAQFVKEAAAKGMTSLKGHRSVGGIRASIYNAFPAAGVDALIEFMKEFEAANA, encoded by the coding sequence ATGGCGCGTGCATATAACTTCAGTGCTGGACCGGCAATCCTGCCGGAGGAAGTCCTCAAACAGGCTCAGGCGGAGCTGCTCGATTTTAATGGAACCGGCATGTCTATTATGGAGATGAGTCATCGCGGAAAGGACTACTCCGCTGTGCATCAGGAAGCCAAAGACAACCTCAAAAAGCTGCTGAATATTCCGGATAATTACAGCGTGCTGTTTATGACTGGTGGTGCGAGCACTCAGTTCTCGCTGATTCCGATGAATCTGCTGGGCGAAGGTCAGACCGCTGATTACATCACTGCCGGCGCATGGAGCTCCAAGGCGATCAAGGCGGCTAAAAAGCTCGGTATAAGCGTGAACGAACTCGCCAATACGGCTAAAGATGTTCCGACCCGCGTTCCGGGTAACGATCTTGAGTTTACTCCCGGTGCGGCGTACGTGCATATCTGCTCCAACGAAACGATTAGCGGTGCTCAGGTGAAAGAGTTCCCGAAAACGGACGCGCCGCTGATCGCTGATATGTCCTCCGACATTCTGTCTCGTCCGCTTGATGTTTCTCAGTTCGGTATGATCTACGCCGGCGCCCAGAAAAACCTGGCTCCTGCCGGTGTTACACTGGTGATCATTCGCAACGATCTCGCTGAAAAATCTCCTGACACGCTGCCGGAACTTTTCCAGTACAAACATTTCATGGAAAATGATTCGCTCTCCAACACGATCCCGACCTTCCCGGTTTACATGATCATGCTGGTGACCCGCTGGCTGCTCGAAAAGGGCGGGCTCGAAGGTGTGCAGAAGATGAACGAAGAAAAAGCGGCCAAGCTTTACGCAGCGATTGATGCATCGGACTTCTATAACGGAACAGCGGTTCCGGAATTCCGTTCCCCGATGAACGTAACCTTCCGCCTGCCGACCGAAGACCTCGAAGCTCAGTTCGTTAAAGAAGCTGCGGCCAAGGGAATGACCAGCCTTAAAGGACACCGTTCTGTCGGTGGTATTCGTGCATCCATTTATAACGCATTCCCGGCAGCAGGCGTTGATGCGCTGATTGAATTCATGAAGGAATTCGAAGCGGCCAACGCATAA
- a CDS encoding fibronectin type III domain-containing protein, giving the protein MKYSSLLSTLCACLFGAISSANAQAAFSKVFSPDTIGPDNHSTLTFTIGNGSSVPARELAFTDILPPGVIIASPANALIDGGEGTLSAPDGGSAIVFSDGKVSAFSSCTISVNVTSSTPGTHSSVSGVLTSSQGSSGTASDDLTVSTSRPGFSKSFSPASVGYGGRITLTYTIDNTLNASVVGTVTFSDHLPNGMVIADPANAWTDCVNTTSPNTTITAVPGTDMISLAALGNTFAGFEVLPAGAVRTVTVDVVPESIGSLVSSGPEMLADYSSVGLAGTTLNVAEDQLILKESFLNDPVSPGSTNASLEFTIINRSRSATATQISFTNDLNVTLSGLIASGSMLTDICGPGSTLDVGSQIVLSGGTLGSGETRSFRVPLQVPVSATSRAYTNATSPVTGWMDGVKVSGTAARDSLFISSAPVFTKEFIDDPTTGGGTVTLRYTLTNQDPSASVTNIAFTDDIGGNMINREGAIPGMAAKSLVAEDGLSPAPLTDICGPGSMLTITDPNDSLPSPPYPNLPPDPTLLMFSGGSLAPAGQPGDSCSFDVVLDIPSGLPSGEYISTTSELTASPENGAAASDALVVISAPMLTKEFIGDPVAPGGTVTLQYTLSYPEEATAPATEITFTDDLNTALAGLAANLPVIPDPPCGAGSSLSGSAGNTLLTLNNGTLSPGESRTFQVTLNIPAGASAGSFVSSTSLVAANIAGMATTASTASDDLTISSLIFTKEFLDDPLIAGETGTLRYVIQNVHPAEDAAINSFSDDLSSALSGLAVAGAVTQDSCGGTLSGTTTLTYIGGNVPHGQTAVIDVPVAVPVGAGDGAYRSVSGLLSATQAGASVTAGPATDVLEVNSSRLLLTLNIRDDLVKPGDETVFELTLKNLDASRTASNIGFSVDLDHVISGMTFGQILFNEIQGGLSVGGASLMTVSGASLAAGASANVRLIATVPANTANGNYSFTSSILTGSIDGLDVRGSAAGDTLEVLQLLPFSQSFDGPTVAGGSATLTFSLSNPWTNTVSALRFSEDLDSIMTGLVAVTLPESPLGEGSVMSGTSFLTLTGGELSPGENVTFDVEVQVPANAAAGTYFASTSDLTANGLTRSDPATANLVIEPPPTFSKTFSPDSVAYGETSTLTFTIDNTASVLDAIGLDFTDNLPAGLVVASPANASTTLTGGTLTAVQGSGSISYTGGSVAAGTSGIVQVDVTATAVGSFINTSGSLTSSSGNSGTATDTLTVVKADQTISFPSLGTQAVTNQIGLAATATSGLGVNFAVISGPASISSGTNLSFSSAGTVSLRASQSGDGNWNAAAITNTFDVLGVITNVAPDSGTVFGGTEVVIDGLWLGNGSDITNVTLCGISAAIVSQSVHSVTVSSSVAPPVQTNGNVVVESGFGSVVLTNGYTYRPVPLPPTARSAVDITDSQFVARWKSNDETATHYFVDVAESTNFTAMTGIYTNWNAGGNTACLVTGLVDGVTYWYRVRAANLYGSSFDSNLIEVPVSTNTPYVKQEITNGLVSAGSGDELELSDLFHGTDKSYQIISNSNPALVSAALDENSGTLTFVYTAGMSGTALITIREWTETDYTGFYVDNTIQLVVTDDQPAWSAGAVTFNLGNGLFEQVVSVTNTSGNTAQSVTLTVSNITDGATLYNATGTDSDGNAEIHWVGTLAGGVAMDFTLQYYTAAMGVTPTGTVSVSLSLEHPDVVLDEANEITLIGTVESGSTFVIAFNAEIGATYYVQYAETPAGPWKTAYPPITALTEQVQWVDSGPPVTEPAGSSRVYRVIKAD; this is encoded by the coding sequence ATGAAATATTCTTCTCTATTATCCACTCTATGCGCCTGCCTGTTCGGGGCAATTTCCAGCGCGAACGCTCAGGCAGCTTTTTCCAAAGTATTTTCGCCTGATACCATCGGGCCTGATAATCACAGCACATTGACCTTTACAATCGGTAATGGGTCGTCGGTTCCGGCAAGGGAGCTGGCATTTACAGACATTCTTCCTCCCGGGGTCATCATTGCCAGTCCGGCCAACGCTTTGATTGATGGCGGCGAGGGAACGCTGAGTGCTCCGGACGGAGGAAGTGCCATTGTTTTTTCGGATGGAAAAGTGTCTGCCTTCAGTTCCTGTACGATCTCCGTCAATGTGACCAGTTCGACCCCGGGAACCCATTCCAGTGTGTCCGGAGTGCTGACGTCGTCGCAGGGCAGTAGCGGAACGGCCTCGGATGACCTGACGGTTTCAACTTCCCGGCCGGGATTTTCTAAGAGCTTTTCGCCGGCATCAGTCGGTTATGGAGGAAGAATCACTTTAACCTATACGATCGATAATACATTGAATGCTTCGGTGGTTGGGACTGTTACGTTTTCAGATCATCTTCCGAACGGGATGGTGATTGCAGATCCGGCTAATGCCTGGACAGATTGTGTTAATACCACTTCTCCTAATACAACGATAACAGCAGTTCCAGGAACAGATATGATTTCATTGGCGGCTTTGGGTAATACATTTGCTGGGTTCGAAGTCCTGCCGGCCGGAGCCGTTCGCACGGTTACGGTGGATGTGGTTCCGGAATCGATCGGTTCCTTGGTTAGTTCCGGGCCGGAAATGCTGGCGGACTACTCGTCGGTTGGCTTGGCCGGAACCACACTGAATGTTGCTGAAGACCAGCTTATTCTCAAAGAATCCTTCCTGAATGATCCAGTGTCACCGGGAAGTACGAATGCTTCGCTTGAATTTACGATCATTAACCGCAGCCGGAGCGCCACGGCCACGCAGATTTCTTTTACGAATGATCTGAATGTAACACTGTCCGGTCTGATTGCTTCCGGTTCTATGTTGACCGATATTTGCGGGCCCGGCTCCACACTGGACGTGGGGTCGCAGATTGTGCTTAGCGGCGGAACGCTGGGCTCCGGGGAAACCCGCAGCTTCCGTGTGCCGTTGCAGGTTCCGGTTTCGGCGACTTCCAGAGCCTACACAAATGCGACGAGTCCGGTTACCGGATGGATGGACGGCGTGAAGGTCAGTGGTACAGCGGCAAGAGACTCCCTGTTTATTTCCTCCGCCCCGGTTTTCACCAAAGAATTTATTGATGATCCGACCACGGGTGGCGGGACTGTAACCTTGCGGTATACCCTCACGAATCAGGATCCTTCCGCCAGTGTGACCAATATTGCATTTACCGATGATATTGGTGGAAATATGATCAATCGCGAAGGTGCCATTCCCGGAATGGCCGCGAAATCGTTAGTGGCTGAGGATGGACTGAGCCCGGCCCCGCTCACCGACATTTGCGGTCCTGGGTCCATGCTGACCATTACAGACCCGAATGATAGCCTGCCGTCGCCGCCGTATCCCAACCTTCCTCCTGATCCGACCCTGCTGATGTTTTCCGGCGGCAGTCTGGCGCCTGCCGGGCAGCCGGGCGATTCCTGCAGTTTCGATGTGGTGCTGGATATTCCATCGGGACTTCCTTCCGGAGAATACATCAGCACAACGAGTGAGCTTACCGCTTCTCCTGAAAACGGCGCGGCAGCGTCTGATGCTCTTGTGGTGATATCGGCCCCGATGCTGACCAAGGAATTTATTGGTGATCCGGTGGCTCCGGGCGGCACTGTGACGCTGCAATACACGCTGTCTTATCCGGAAGAGGCGACCGCGCCTGCCACGGAGATCACCTTTACGGATGATCTGAACACGGCCCTGGCGGGACTCGCGGCAAACCTGCCCGTCATCCCGGATCCGCCTTGCGGTGCGGGATCTTCCTTATCCGGAAGCGCCGGCAATACGCTTCTGACTCTGAACAACGGAACATTGTCGCCGGGCGAAAGCCGCACCTTTCAAGTGACGCTGAACATTCCTGCCGGTGCATCTGCCGGAAGTTTTGTCAGCAGTACCAGTCTGGTAGCTGCCAATATTGCCGGGATGGCCACGACAGCTTCCACTGCCAGTGACGACCTCACGATTTCCTCGCTGATTTTTACAAAAGAGTTTCTGGATGATCCGCTGATTGCCGGGGAAACCGGGACCCTTCGGTACGTCATTCAGAATGTCCATCCCGCGGAAGATGCCGCGATTAACTCGTTCTCGGACGACCTGAGTTCTGCGCTGAGCGGGCTCGCGGTGGCCGGTGCGGTCACACAGGACAGCTGCGGCGGGACTCTCAGCGGGACGACCACCTTAACCTACATCGGTGGAAACGTGCCTCATGGGCAGACCGCCGTGATTGACGTGCCGGTCGCCGTGCCGGTTGGCGCGGGCGATGGTGCCTATCGCAGCGTATCCGGATTGCTGTCCGCGACGCAGGCCGGTGCTTCGGTCACTGCGGGCCCGGCGACGGATGTTTTAGAGGTGAACTCCTCGCGTCTTCTGCTCACTCTGAACATAAGAGACGATCTGGTGAAGCCCGGTGATGAAACCGTTTTTGAATTGACCCTCAAAAATCTGGACGCCTCCCGCACGGCATCCAATATTGGGTTTTCGGTCGATCTGGATCACGTCATATCGGGGATGACCTTCGGGCAAATCCTCTTCAACGAAATCCAGGGAGGCCTATCCGTAGGGGGGGCATCGCTGATGACTGTTTCCGGGGCATCTCTTGCCGCCGGCGCATCAGCGAACGTACGGCTTATTGCAACCGTTCCGGCGAATACGGCGAACGGAAACTATTCGTTCACCAGCAGCATCCTGACCGGTTCGATCGATGGGCTGGATGTACGCGGAAGTGCGGCCGGTGATACTTTGGAAGTGCTTCAGCTTCTGCCGTTCAGCCAGTCATTCGATGGCCCCACCGTTGCCGGAGGGTCGGCAACGCTGACGTTCAGCCTTTCAAATCCCTGGACCAATACGGTGTCAGCTCTGCGTTTTTCAGAAGATCTCGACAGCATCATGACAGGGCTGGTTGCGGTCACTCTTCCGGAGAGTCCTCTGGGAGAAGGATCTGTTATGTCCGGTACATCTTTCCTGACATTGACCGGCGGCGAGCTGTCGCCCGGCGAAAATGTCACTTTCGATGTCGAAGTCCAGGTGCCGGCCAATGCGGCTGCGGGCACCTATTTTGCTTCGACCAGTGATCTTACGGCGAATGGTTTGACTCGTTCGGATCCCGCGACCGCGAATCTGGTGATTGAACCGCCGCCGACCTTCTCTAAGACCTTTTCCCCCGACTCCGTGGCCTACGGGGAAACCAGCACGCTGACCTTCACGATCGATAATACGGCCAGTGTTCTGGATGCCATAGGACTTGATTTCACCGACAACCTCCCGGCCGGGCTGGTGGTTGCCTCTCCGGCCAATGCGTCCACCACACTGACCGGTGGAACCCTCACGGCTGTTCAGGGCTCCGGATCCATCAGCTACACCGGAGGCTCTGTGGCCGCCGGTACCAGTGGGATCGTTCAGGTGGATGTCACCGCGACTGCTGTCGGCAGCTTTATCAATACCAGCGGATCGCTTACCTCCTCATCCGGGAACAGCGGAACCGCGACGGACACACTCACCGTTGTGAAAGCTGATCAGACGATTAGTTTTCCAAGCCTTGGAACTCAGGCTGTGACCAATCAAATTGGTTTGGCTGCCACGGCGACATCGGGCCTGGGTGTGAACTTTGCGGTGATTTCGGGACCGGCATCGATCAGCAGCGGCACCAACCTCAGCTTTTCCTCGGCCGGAACGGTCAGTTTGCGGGCAAGCCAGAGCGGTGACGGAAACTGGAACGCTGCGGCCATCACGAATACATTTGATGTGCTTGGTGTGATTACGAATGTCGCACCGGATAGCGGAACGGTATTCGGAGGAACCGAAGTTGTCATTGACGGGCTGTGGCTTGGAAATGGAAGCGACATTACAAATGTAACCTTGTGCGGAATTTCGGCCGCGATTGTTTCGCAGTCCGTTCACAGCGTAACGGTTTCGTCCAGTGTGGCGCCGCCGGTTCAGACCAACGGCAATGTGGTGGTTGAGTCGGGGTTTGGATCGGTCGTGCTGACCAACGGTTACACCTATCGGCCGGTGCCGCTGCCGCCCACCGCCCGCTCTGCGGTCGACATTACGGACTCACAGTTTGTCGCCCGCTGGAAGAGCAACGACGAAACCGCAACGCACTATTTTGTGGATGTGGCAGAGTCGACCAATTTCACGGCCATGACAGGAATCTATACGAACTGGAATGCCGGCGGCAACACGGCCTGTCTGGTGACCGGCCTGGTGGATGGCGTGACCTACTGGTACCGCGTTCGCGCGGCCAATCTCTATGGGTCGAGTTTTGACTCCAACCTGATTGAAGTCCCGGTGAGCACCAATACTCCGTATGTGAAACAGGAAATCACCAACGGTCTGGTCAGTGCCGGCTCGGGCGATGAGCTGGAGCTGAGCGATCTGTTCCATGGAACGGACAAGAGCTATCAGATCATTTCCAACAGCAATCCGGCTCTGGTCTCGGCGGCGCTGGATGAAAATTCCGGCACGCTGACTTTTGTCTATACTGCGGGAATGTCGGGGACGGCTCTGATTACTATTCGCGAATGGACCGAGACCGACTATACAGGGTTCTATGTGGACAATACGATTCAGCTGGTGGTCACTGATGATCAACCGGCCTGGAGTGCGGGCGCGGTTACGTTTAATCTGGGTAACGGCCTGTTTGAGCAGGTGGTCAGCGTAACGAATACCTCAGGCAATACGGCGCAATCGGTGACGCTGACGGTCTCGAATATTACGGACGGGGCGACCCTTTACAATGCCACCGGAACCGATTCCGACGGCAACGCAGAAATCCACTGGGTCGGCACGCTTGCGGGAGGGGTTGCGATGGACTTCACTCTCCAGTACTACACGGCGGCGATGGGCGTGACTCCCACCGGAACGGTTTCGGTGTCGCTCAGCCTCGAACATCCGGATGTTGTACTCGATGAGGCCAACGAAATTACACTCATTGGAACCGTAGAGAGCGGTTCCACCTTTGTGATCGCATTTAATGCCGAAATCGGCGCCACCTATTATGTGCAATATGCGGAGACTCCGGCCGGTCCGTGGAAAACGGCGTATCCGCCGATTACTGCTCTGACCGAACAGGTTCAGTGGGTAGATTCCGGCCCGCCGGTGACCGAACCGGCAGGCAGCTCACGGGTTTATCGGGTTATCAAAGCCGACTAA
- a CDS encoding excisionase family DNA-binding protein — protein sequence MKQAKRIMTTSEAAEYLTIPVKQFRRLYDEGHIHRLRGCRNPMQFSKIELDRYLSEGVVA from the coding sequence ATGAAGCAGGCGAAAAGAATTATGACAACCAGTGAGGCGGCGGAGTACTTGACCATTCCGGTTAAGCAGTTCCGCCGTCTTTATGATGAAGGGCATATCCACCGTCTGCGCGGGTGCCGTAATCCGATGCAGTTTTCTAAGATCGAACTGGACCGCTATCTTTCAGAAGGGGTAGTGGCATGA
- a CDS encoding helix-turn-helix domain-containing protein produces MARKKEIYTTAEVAKRFRVSEATVRRLVGSKKLRPIKGFNHPYRFSCREIDRFLNGRRAA; encoded by the coding sequence ATGGCACGTAAAAAAGAGATCTACACAACGGCAGAGGTTGCTAAGCGATTCAGAGTTAGCGAGGCAACCGTTCGGCGTTTGGTCGGCAGCAAAAAACTGCGTCCGATCAAGGGCTTTAATCATCCGTATCGTTTTTCTTGTCGGGAGATAGATCGTTTCCTTAATGGCCGCCGTGCCGCATGA
- a CDS encoding outer membrane protein encodes MKQAIALFVLCSAVSARAEVGVSAGASFNFKADFRNAARTQGSLSSPDTAGNRTYDDGYVRSDNIPGYPDQTRYYGYDTADGADISVPGELTLHSSQTIIDAQEASGEQSEGQPSIEIYWKENLTDNDRLNIGLRAAFRWQRIELDSASVSTTTTRTENHTYLYSSGALLTGSYDGYPTPTPGYPVIGDTPTTETVSYTVGESLVVFREIKADIFGFDLGPTLSFDLAEKLSFTASAGGTVAWIQSDFSYEQGAYSSGSDWDEDWLFGAYVSADLQYKLGERWGIFGGVAYVRLEDFEQEVDGMVSELQSDDSYTLRCGLFFE; translated from the coding sequence ATGAAACAGGCAATCGCACTATTCGTTTTATGTTCCGCAGTGAGCGCCCGCGCCGAAGTCGGCGTGAGTGCCGGTGCTTCGTTTAACTTTAAAGCTGACTTTCGAAATGCCGCCCGGACGCAGGGCAGTCTCAGCAGTCCGGATACTGCCGGCAACCGCACGTATGACGACGGGTATGTCCGCTCCGATAATATCCCTGGATATCCTGACCAGACCCGGTACTACGGTTATGACACCGCCGATGGTGCGGATATCAGTGTTCCCGGTGAGCTTACGCTGCACAGCTCCCAGACGATTATCGATGCGCAGGAAGCGTCCGGAGAACAGTCCGAAGGCCAGCCTTCCATCGAAATTTACTGGAAGGAAAACCTCACCGATAACGACAGACTCAACATCGGTCTGCGTGCGGCATTTCGCTGGCAGCGCATCGAACTGGACAGCGCCTCGGTCAGCACCACAACCACCCGGACGGAGAACCATACCTATCTGTATTCTTCCGGTGCATTGCTCACGGGCAGTTATGACGGCTATCCGACACCAACTCCGGGATATCCCGTGATTGGCGACACCCCGACAACCGAAACGGTGTCCTATACCGTCGGAGAAAGTTTGGTGGTCTTCAGAGAAATTAAGGCCGATATCTTCGGTTTTGACCTGGGTCCGACTCTTTCTTTTGATCTGGCCGAAAAGCTGAGCTTCACTGCATCTGCCGGTGGAACGGTTGCCTGGATTCAGAGCGACTTTTCGTATGAGCAGGGAGCGTACAGCAGCGGGTCGGATTGGGACGAAGACTGGCTCTTCGGCGCATATGTCTCCGCTGACCTGCAGTATAAACTGGGCGAGCGCTGGGGGATTTTCGGCGGAGTTGCGTATGTGCGGCTTGAAGACTTCGAGCAGGAAGTCGACGGAATGGTCAGCGAGCTGCAGTCTGATGACAGCTATACATTGCGTTGCGGACTGTTCTTCGAGTAA
- a CDS encoding EFR1 family ferrodoxin (N-terminal region resembles flavodoxins. C-terminal ferrodoxin region binds two 4Fe-4S clusters.) produces the protein MSTKIYWFSGSGNSLATARMLAEKLPDAELIPIAQAVHRPPEAADLIGLVFPVYAFGPPALVETFINKLQVKPDSYVFSVSTCAVTAGSTLHFIRRALRKRGIRLNAAWTVRQPENYPPLGGTPGLKSQERTHAKADEKIALIAQALLSRTAVIEKSGLFWRLAGLLIYPSFRFFEKHGADRPFRADQSCNSCGICEKLCPVQNIEIRNGQPIWLGHCEQCFACFHWCPQNAVQYGWSSWIRRYHHPRTSLSDFLQQHQDVEQQAIFCRGTEARF, from the coding sequence ATGAGTACGAAAATCTACTGGTTTTCCGGCTCGGGGAACTCTCTGGCAACCGCTCGGATGCTGGCTGAAAAACTGCCGGACGCTGAACTGATTCCGATTGCTCAGGCCGTTCATCGTCCGCCGGAAGCGGCGGACCTGATCGGCCTTGTTTTTCCTGTGTATGCGTTCGGCCCGCCTGCGTTGGTCGAAACGTTTATTAACAAACTGCAGGTGAAACCGGATAGTTACGTTTTTTCGGTCAGCACTTGCGCTGTAACTGCCGGGAGTACGCTGCATTTTATCCGCAGGGCATTGCGCAAAAGGGGGATCAGACTCAACGCTGCATGGACTGTCCGGCAGCCTGAAAACTATCCGCCCCTTGGTGGGACGCCCGGGTTGAAATCACAGGAGCGTACTCATGCAAAAGCGGATGAAAAGATCGCTCTTATTGCGCAGGCATTGCTGTCGCGAACCGCTGTGATTGAAAAGAGCGGGCTTTTCTGGCGGCTGGCCGGCCTGCTGATTTATCCGTCTTTCCGTTTTTTCGAGAAACACGGAGCAGATCGCCCTTTCAGAGCCGACCAAAGCTGCAACAGTTGCGGTATTTGTGAGAAACTCTGCCCCGTCCAGAATATTGAAATCCGTAATGGTCAGCCGATTTGGCTTGGACACTGTGAGCAGTGTTTTGCCTGTTTTCATTGGTGTCCTCAGAATGCCGTTCAGTACGGCTGGTCATCATGGATCAGGCGCTATCACCATCCCCGTACATCGTTATCCGATTTTCTGCAACAGCATCAGGATGTTGAACAGCAGGCTATTTTCTGCCGTGGAACAGAAGCCAGATTCTGA